The following are encoded together in the Streptomyces sp. NBC_00341 genome:
- the efp gene encoding elongation factor P: protein MASTNDLKNGLVLKLDGGQLWSVVEFQHVKPGKGPAFVRTKLKNVLSGKVVDKTFNAGVKVETATIDRRDMQFSYMDGEYFVFMDMDTYDQLMVDRKSVGAAANFLIEGFTASVAQHEGEVLYVELPAAVELVIQHTDPGVQGDRSTGGTKPATLETGYEIGVPLFITTGEKIKVDTRSGDYLGRVNS, encoded by the coding sequence GTGGCTTCCACGAACGACCTCAAGAACGGCCTGGTGCTCAAGCTCGACGGAGGCCAGCTCTGGTCCGTCGTCGAGTTCCAGCACGTCAAGCCCGGCAAGGGCCCCGCCTTCGTGCGCACCAAGCTCAAGAACGTGCTCTCCGGCAAGGTCGTCGACAAGACGTTCAACGCCGGTGTGAAGGTCGAAACGGCCACCATTGACCGACGCGACATGCAGTTCTCGTACATGGACGGCGAGTACTTCGTCTTCATGGACATGGACACGTACGACCAGCTGATGGTCGACCGCAAGTCCGTCGGCGCAGCCGCCAACTTCCTGATCGAGGGCTTCACCGCCTCCGTCGCGCAGCACGAGGGCGAGGTGCTCTACGTCGAGCTGCCGGCCGCCGTCGAGCTCGTCATCCAGCACACGGACCCGGGCGTCCAGGGCGACCGCTCCACCGGCGGCACCAAGCCCGCCACACTGGAGACCGGTTACGAGATCGGTGTCCCGCTCTTCATCACGACCGGCGAGAAGATCAAGGTCGACACCCGCTCGGGCGATTACCTCGGCCGGGTGAACAGCTAA
- a CDS encoding aminopeptidase P family protein, with translation MSEVYAVRRGLLRDRCAAVGSAAALVSRPANVRYLAGGAPPGAVLLLGPDEDVLLCPRPPTGDPADGRTDEQLRVDLLSVTGGDPVVAAATLATSAGAESLAVEEHDLTVARHRAMGAVAPKLRLADLGVTVEQLRIVKDEEEIGCLRIAAEITDQALGELLESILVGRTERHLALELERRLVDHGADGPAFTTSVATGPNSGRGRHRPSDRRVEEGDFLSVCLGANYRGYRCEIGRTFVIGTAPADWQIELYDLVFAAQRAGREALVPGAAYRDVDRAARHLLDSAGHGEGLVTRTGHGVGLEIDEDPQLAPAAMGKLDACVPVTVEPGVHLPGRGGVRIDDTLVVRPEADGGPELLTITTKELLAL, from the coding sequence ATGTCAGAGGTGTACGCCGTCCGACGCGGGCTGCTCCGCGACCGGTGCGCCGCCGTCGGATCCGCGGCCGCCCTGGTCTCCCGCCCCGCCAATGTCCGCTATCTGGCAGGGGGAGCGCCGCCGGGCGCCGTGCTGCTGCTCGGCCCCGACGAGGACGTTCTGCTCTGCCCCCGTCCGCCGACCGGTGACCCGGCCGACGGACGTACCGACGAACAGCTCCGGGTGGACCTGCTGTCGGTCACCGGCGGCGATCCGGTGGTCGCCGCCGCCACTCTGGCCACCTCCGCGGGCGCGGAGTCGCTGGCCGTCGAGGAGCACGATCTGACCGTGGCCCGGCACCGGGCGATGGGCGCGGTCGCCCCGAAGCTCCGGCTGGCCGACCTCGGGGTCACCGTCGAGCAGTTGCGCATCGTCAAGGACGAGGAGGAGATCGGCTGCCTGCGGATCGCCGCCGAGATCACCGACCAGGCGCTCGGTGAACTCCTCGAATCGATCCTGGTCGGCCGCACCGAGCGGCACCTCGCGCTGGAACTGGAACGCCGGCTGGTGGACCACGGCGCCGACGGCCCCGCCTTCACCACGTCCGTCGCCACCGGTCCCAACTCCGGCCGGGGCCGTCACAGGCCCTCGGACCGAAGGGTGGAGGAAGGGGATTTCCTCTCCGTCTGCCTCGGCGCGAACTACCGCGGCTACCGGTGCGAGATCGGCCGCACCTTCGTCATCGGCACCGCTCCGGCCGACTGGCAGATCGAGCTCTACGACCTGGTTTTCGCCGCTCAGAGGGCTGGACGGGAGGCACTTGTGCCCGGCGCCGCCTACCGCGACGTGGACCGCGCGGCCCGCCACCTGCTGGACTCCGCAGGCCATGGTGAGGGCCTTGTGACCCGGACCGGGCACGGGGTCGGGCTCGAAATCGACGAGGACCCGCAACTGGCACCTGCGGCCATGGGTAAACTGGACGCTTGTGTGCCGGTCACCGTCGAACCGGGGGTCCACCTCCCGGGCCGGGGCGGGGTCCGGATCGATGACACGCTCGTCGTGCGCCCCGAGGCGGACGGCGGACCCGAGCTACTCACCATTACGACCAAGGAGCTGCTCGCGCTCTAG
- the aroQ gene encoding type II 3-dehydroquinate dehydratase, with amino-acid sequence MTRRVLVLNGPNLGRLGSREPDVYGATSYAGLVEACRTLGKELGFDVDVRETNDEGELIRWLHEAADGSIPVVLNPGAFTHYSYGMRDAAAQRTAPLIEVHISNPYAREEFRHNSVVAPVATGTVAGFGIGSYRLALRALADELTD; translated from the coding sequence GTGACCCGACGGGTCCTCGTCCTCAACGGGCCCAACCTCGGCCGGCTGGGCTCCCGTGAGCCCGACGTCTACGGGGCCACCTCGTACGCCGGGCTCGTCGAGGCCTGCCGCACGCTCGGCAAGGAGCTCGGCTTCGACGTCGACGTCCGGGAGACCAACGACGAGGGGGAGCTGATCCGCTGGCTCCACGAGGCCGCGGACGGTTCGATTCCGGTCGTTCTCAACCCGGGCGCCTTCACGCACTATTCGTACGGAATGCGGGACGCTGCCGCCCAGCGCACCGCCCCGCTGATCGAGGTGCACATCTCGAACCCGTACGCGCGCGAGGAATTCCGCCACAACTCCGTGGTCGCACCGGTTGCCACCGGGACCGTGGCGGGGTTCGGCATCGGTTCCTACCGGCTCGCGCTGCGGGCCCTGGCGGACGAGCTGACGGACTGA
- the pyrR gene encoding bifunctional pyr operon transcriptional regulator/uracil phosphoribosyltransferase PyrR, whose amino-acid sequence MDAQHDATGNAARPVLEAPDIARVLTRIAHEIVERAKGADDVVLLGIPTRGVYLARRLADKLEEITGRKMPVGSLDITMYRDDLRMHPARALARTEIPGEGIEGRLVVLVDDVLFSGRTIRAALDALGDIGRPRAVQLAVLVDRGHRELPIRADYVGKNLPTSLRETVKVQLDEEDGRDAVLLGAGRTAPSGER is encoded by the coding sequence ATGGACGCACAGCACGACGCCACCGGCAATGCGGCACGCCCCGTTCTCGAGGCTCCCGACATCGCCCGAGTACTGACCCGTATCGCCCACGAGATCGTCGAACGCGCCAAGGGCGCCGACGACGTGGTGCTCCTCGGCATCCCGACCCGGGGCGTCTACCTCGCCCGCCGGCTCGCCGACAAGCTCGAAGAGATCACCGGCCGGAAGATGCCGGTCGGCTCCCTCGACATCACCATGTACCGGGACGACCTGCGGATGCACCCGGCACGGGCCCTGGCCCGCACCGAGATCCCCGGCGAGGGCATCGAGGGCCGCCTGGTCGTCCTCGTCGACGACGTCCTCTTCTCCGGCCGTACGATCCGCGCCGCGCTCGACGCGCTCGGCGACATCGGCCGGCCACGCGCGGTGCAGCTCGCGGTCCTCGTCGACCGCGGACACCGCGAACTCCCGATCCGCGCCGACTACGTCGGCAAGAACCTCCCCACGTCGCTGCGGGAGACGGTCAAGGTCCAGCTCGACGAGGAGGACGGCCGCGACGCCGTCCTGCTCGGTGCCGGGCGGACCGCCCCGTCGGGCGAGCGGTAA
- the aroC gene encoding chorismate synthase: MSRLRWLTAGESHGPALVATLEGLPAGVPVTTEMVADALARRRLGYGRGARMKFEQDEVTFLGGVRHGLTMGSPVAVMVGNTEWPKWEQVMSADPVDPDVLAAQARNAPLTRPRPGHADLAGMQKYGFDEARPILERASARETAARVALGAVARSYLKETAGIEIVSHVVELAAAKAPYGVYPTPADVEKLDADPVRCLDEDASKQMVAEIDQAHKDGDTLGGVVEVLAYGVPVGLGSHVHWDRRLDARLAAALMGIQAIKGVEVGDGFDLARVPGSQAHDEILVTEDGIKRASGRSGGTEGGLTTGELLRVRAAMKPIATVPRALATVDVVTREPAKAHHQRSDVCAVPAAGIVAEAMVALVLADAVAEKFGGDSVPETHRNVQSYLDHLQIR, encoded by the coding sequence TTGAGCAGGTTGCGCTGGCTGACCGCGGGGGAGTCGCACGGCCCCGCACTGGTGGCGACGCTGGAGGGTCTTCCCGCCGGTGTCCCGGTCACCACGGAGATGGTGGCGGACGCGCTCGCCCGGCGACGGCTCGGATACGGCCGCGGCGCCCGGATGAAGTTCGAGCAGGACGAGGTCACCTTCCTGGGCGGGGTCCGGCACGGCCTGACCATGGGTTCGCCGGTCGCCGTGATGGTGGGCAACACCGAGTGGCCCAAGTGGGAGCAGGTCATGTCGGCCGACCCGGTCGACCCCGACGTGCTGGCCGCGCAGGCCCGTAACGCCCCGCTGACTCGCCCCCGGCCCGGCCACGCCGACCTCGCCGGCATGCAGAAGTACGGCTTCGACGAGGCCCGGCCGATCCTGGAGCGCGCCAGCGCCCGGGAGACCGCGGCGCGCGTCGCCCTCGGAGCGGTCGCCCGGTCGTACCTCAAGGAGACGGCCGGCATCGAGATCGTCAGCCATGTCGTCGAGCTGGCCGCCGCCAAGGCGCCGTACGGGGTCTACCCGACGCCGGCCGACGTCGAGAAGCTCGACGCCGACCCGGTGCGCTGCCTCGACGAGGACGCGAGCAAGCAGATGGTCGCGGAGATCGACCAGGCACACAAGGACGGCGACACGCTCGGCGGTGTGGTCGAGGTGCTGGCGTACGGGGTGCCGGTCGGCCTCGGTTCGCACGTGCACTGGGACCGCCGGCTCGACGCCCGCCTCGCCGCCGCGCTCATGGGCATCCAGGCCATCAAGGGCGTCGAGGTCGGGGACGGCTTCGATCTGGCCCGGGTGCCGGGATCGCAGGCGCACGACGAGATCCTGGTGACCGAGGACGGCATCAAGCGCGCCTCCGGGCGCTCCGGCGGCACCGAGGGCGGTCTCACCACCGGCGAGCTGCTGCGCGTGCGGGCCGCGATGAAGCCCATCGCGACCGTGCCGCGCGCCCTGGCCACCGTCGACGTGGTGACCCGCGAGCCCGCCAAGGCCCACCACCAGCGCTCCGATGTCTGCGCGGTCCCGGCCGCCGGGATCGTCGCGGAGGCGATGGTCGCGCTGGTGCTCGCCGACGCGGTCGCGGAGAAGTTCGGCGGCGACAGTGTCCCCGAGACCCACCGCAACGTGCAGTCGTACCTCGACCACCTGCAGATCCGATGA
- a CDS encoding shikimate dehydrogenase, with amino-acid sequence MASTDGRHRAAVLGSPIAHSLSPVLHRAAYTALGLDDWTYDRYETDEAALPGFVEGLDGTWAGLSLTMPLKRAVIPLLDEISETAASVEAVNTVVLTEDGRRAGDNTDIPGMIAALRERGVEKTESAAVLGAGATASSALAALSEICTGPVTAYVRSRERGDEMRGWGERLGVDVRIADWAEAEQALRAPLVIATTPAGATDALTGALPKAPGTLFDVLYEPWPTGLAAAWAAHDGAVIGGLDLLVHQAVLQVEQMTGRTPAPLAAMRQAGEQALAAR; translated from the coding sequence ATGGCATCGACTGACGGGCGTCACAGGGCTGCCGTTCTCGGCTCGCCCATCGCCCACTCGCTCTCCCCGGTCCTGCACCGGGCCGCGTACACCGCACTCGGCCTCGACGACTGGACCTATGACCGGTACGAGACCGACGAGGCCGCGCTGCCCGGCTTTGTCGAGGGCCTGGACGGAACCTGGGCCGGGCTCTCGCTGACCATGCCGCTCAAGCGGGCGGTCATCCCGCTGCTGGACGAGATCAGCGAGACCGCCGCCTCGGTCGAGGCCGTCAACACCGTCGTCCTCACCGAGGACGGCCGGCGGGCCGGCGACAACACCGACATCCCCGGCATGATCGCCGCGCTGCGCGAGCGGGGCGTCGAGAAGACGGAGTCCGCGGCCGTCCTCGGCGCCGGAGCCACCGCCTCCTCCGCCCTCGCCGCCCTCTCCGAGATCTGTACGGGACCGGTCACGGCCTACGTCCGCAGCCGGGAACGCGGTGACGAGATGCGCGGCTGGGGCGAACGGCTCGGCGTCGACGTCCGGATCGCCGACTGGGCGGAGGCAGAGCAGGCGCTGCGGGCCCCGCTGGTCATCGCGACCACCCCGGCCGGAGCCACGGACGCGCTGACCGGAGCGCTGCCCAAGGCTCCGGGCACGCTCTTCGACGTGCTGTACGAGCCCTGGCCCACCGGGCTCGCAGCCGCCTGGGCGGCCCACGACGGCGCGGTCATCGGAGGTCTCGATCTCCTGGTGCACCAAGCGGTCCTCCAGGTCGAGCAGATGACGGGCCGTACGCCCGCGCCGCTGGCCGCCATGCGGCAGGCCGGCGAGCAGGCACTGGCCGCTCGCTGA
- a CDS encoding Pro-rich N-terminal domain-containing protein, with protein MQHAVGAPLPPPHGPGTGPVGWSQQAQHPGHPGPPVPPPAGPPGPPPSSRPAPPPPAGRPAAPPQAPPAQQAQGQGWSGPAPHQAPAPVSRESTGHIQLPPGGPVPLPAPPAEPGTGTATLAVLLIGPAGAGKTTVAKLWASRRRVPTAHVSLDDVREWVCSGFADPQAGWNDQSEAQYRLARRTCGFSARNFLANGISCILDDAVFPDRPVVGLGGWKRHVGPGLLPVVLLPGLEVVLERNAARSGNRRLSDEEVARIHGRMAGWYGSGLPIIDNSTYDVETTARVLDDILARSIASPPAW; from the coding sequence ATGCAGCACGCAGTGGGGGCACCGCTGCCGCCGCCCCACGGGCCCGGGACCGGGCCTGTCGGATGGTCGCAGCAGGCCCAGCACCCCGGCCACCCCGGCCCGCCGGTCCCGCCACCGGCCGGTCCCCCCGGCCCGCCCCCGTCGAGCCGCCCCGCCCCCCCGCCGCCGGCCGGGCGCCCCGCCGCGCCGCCGCAGGCCCCGCCCGCCCAGCAGGCGCAGGGCCAGGGCTGGAGCGGACCGGCACCGCACCAGGCACCGGCGCCGGTCTCCCGGGAGAGCACCGGGCACATCCAGCTGCCGCCGGGCGGGCCCGTACCGCTGCCCGCGCCGCCCGCAGAGCCCGGGACCGGTACCGCGACCCTCGCCGTGCTCCTGATCGGCCCCGCGGGCGCCGGAAAGACCACCGTGGCCAAGCTCTGGGCCAGCCGCCGCCGGGTCCCCACCGCCCACGTCAGCCTCGACGACGTCCGGGAGTGGGTCTGCTCCGGCTTCGCGGACCCGCAGGCGGGGTGGAACGACCAGTCGGAGGCCCAGTACCGGCTGGCGCGCCGCACCTGCGGCTTCTCCGCCCGCAACTTCCTGGCCAACGGCATCTCCTGCATCCTCGACGACGCGGTCTTCCCGGACCGCCCCGTGGTCGGCCTCGGCGGCTGGAAGCGCCACGTCGGCCCCGGGCTGCTGCCCGTCGTCCTGCTGCCGGGCCTGGAGGTCGTCCTGGAGCGCAACGCCGCCCGCAGCGGCAACCGCCGCCTCTCGGACGAGGAGGTCGCCCGCATCCACGGCCGGATGGCCGGCTGGTACGGCTCCGGGCTGCCGATCATCGACAACTCCACGTACGACGTGGAGACCACCGCCCGCGTCCTGGACGACATACTCGCCCGCTCCATAGCCAGCCCCCCGGCCTGGTAG
- the bldD gene encoding transcriptional regulator BldD has protein sequence MSSEYAKQLGAKLRAIRTQQGLSLHGVEEKSQGRWKAVVVGSYERGDRAVTVQRLAELADFYGVPVQELLPGTTPGGAAEPPPKLVLDLERLAHVPPEKAGPLQRYAATIQSQRGDYNGKVLSIRQDDLRTLAVIYDQSPSVLTEQLISWGVLDADARRAVAHDEG, from the coding sequence ATGTCCAGCGAATACGCAAAGCAGCTCGGGGCCAAGCTCCGTGCCATCCGCACCCAGCAGGGCCTCTCCCTCCACGGAGTCGAGGAGAAGTCCCAGGGCCGCTGGAAGGCCGTCGTCGTGGGGTCGTACGAGCGCGGTGACCGTGCCGTGACCGTGCAGCGCCTCGCCGAGCTGGCCGACTTCTACGGTGTCCCCGTGCAGGAGCTCCTGCCCGGTACGACGCCCGGCGGCGCTGCCGAGCCGCCGCCGAAGCTCGTCCTGGACCTGGAGCGCCTCGCCCACGTCCCGCCGGAGAAGGCCGGACCGCTGCAGCGCTACGCGGCAACGATCCAGAGCCAGCGCGGTGACTACAACGGCAAGGTGCTCTCGATCCGCCAGGACGACCTGCGCACGCTCGCCGTGATCTACGACCAGTCCCCGTCCGTGCTCACGGAGCAGCTGATCAGCTGGGGTGTGCTGGACGCGGACGCGCGCCGCGCCGTCGCCCACGACGAGGGCTGA
- the mltG gene encoding endolytic transglycosylase MltG, giving the protein MTEYGRGPGSEPWHPEDPLYGDQGWGGQQPAHGQSQYGGQQQPYPQDPYAAQQQPQDPYAQQHQQPQDPYAQQQQQQQQQQQQQHDPYAQPQQQHDPYAQQPQHQQQQQDPYAQQQYQQQPQYGAQQDPYAQQPPYNGGWDTGQQPAAMPYEGQPAAGYGYGETNDYYGTPEAYPPPQPPGRRRAAPEQVAEHAPEQTPAQNPDWDPEVQPEETHPFFTGVDDSDGKDDDYDDDDDPRDSRRGGGDERRGKGKKKKGRSGCACLVISLVLVGGVGGVGYFGYSYYQDKFGPAEDYAGSGSGSVEIEIPKGSYGYDIANILKKQGVVKSVDAFVSAQSEEPKGKSIQAGVYLLHEKMAASEALKMMLDPKSQNLLVIPEGSRNAAVYALIDKKLSLKAGTTEGIAKSKKSDLGLPGWASKSKDIKDPLEGFLYPAAYPVTKETKPEAILEKMVSRSDDEYKKLDLEGTAKKYKLDGPWQVLTVASLVQAEGLTHEDFRKMAEVVYNRLKPDNTATNRKLEFDSAFNYLNKQSKIKINLSEIRTNPDPYNTYYHAGLPPGPISNPGDEALRATLSPTGDGWMFFISLDGKKTDFTKTAAEHAKLTEKFNKIHGID; this is encoded by the coding sequence ATGACTGAGTATGGCCGGGGCCCCGGCTCCGAACCGTGGCATCCCGAGGACCCCTTGTACGGGGACCAGGGATGGGGAGGCCAGCAGCCTGCCCACGGCCAGAGCCAGTACGGCGGCCAGCAGCAGCCCTACCCGCAGGACCCGTACGCCGCCCAGCAGCAGCCGCAGGACCCGTACGCGCAGCAGCACCAGCAGCCGCAGGATCCTTACGCGCAGCAGCAGCAGCAACAACAACAGCAGCAGCAACAGCAGCACGACCCGTACGCCCAGCCGCAGCAGCAGCACGACCCGTACGCGCAGCAGCCGCAGCACCAGCAACAGCAGCAGGACCCGTACGCGCAGCAGCAGTACCAGCAGCAGCCCCAGTACGGCGCCCAGCAGGACCCGTACGCCCAGCAGCCTCCCTATAACGGCGGCTGGGACACCGGGCAGCAGCCGGCCGCGATGCCGTACGAGGGTCAGCCCGCCGCCGGGTACGGCTACGGCGAGACGAACGACTACTACGGCACCCCCGAGGCCTACCCGCCGCCGCAGCCCCCCGGCCGCCGCCGGGCGGCGCCCGAGCAAGTGGCCGAACACGCACCCGAACAGACGCCTGCGCAGAACCCCGACTGGGACCCCGAGGTCCAGCCGGAGGAGACCCACCCCTTCTTCACGGGTGTGGACGACAGCGACGGCAAGGACGACGACTACGACGACGACGATGACCCCCGCGACTCCCGCCGTGGGGGCGGGGACGAGCGCCGGGGCAAGGGCAAGAAGAAGAAGGGCCGCAGCGGCTGCGCCTGCCTGGTCATCTCTCTTGTCCTGGTCGGCGGCGTAGGCGGAGTGGGCTACTTCGGCTACTCGTACTACCAGGACAAATTCGGCCCGGCGGAGGACTACGCGGGCAGCGGCTCCGGGTCCGTCGAGATCGAGATCCCCAAGGGCTCGTACGGGTACGACATCGCCAACATCCTGAAGAAGCAGGGTGTGGTCAAGAGCGTCGACGCCTTCGTCTCCGCGCAGAGCGAGGAGCCCAAGGGCAAGTCGATCCAGGCCGGTGTCTATCTCCTGCACGAGAAGATGGCCGCGTCCGAGGCCCTGAAGATGATGCTCGACCCGAAGAGCCAGAACCTGCTGGTGATTCCCGAGGGTTCTCGCAATGCCGCCGTCTACGCGCTGATCGACAAGAAGCTGAGCCTCAAGGCGGGCACGACAGAGGGCATCGCCAAGTCCAAGAAGTCCGATCTGGGCCTGCCCGGCTGGGCGAGCAAGAGCAAGGACATCAAGGACCCGCTGGAAGGCTTCCTCTACCCGGCCGCGTATCCGGTGACGAAGGAGACCAAGCCGGAGGCGATCCTCGAGAAGATGGTCTCGCGGTCCGACGACGAGTACAAGAAGCTCGACCTCGAAGGAACCGCCAAGAAGTACAAGCTGGACGGCCCGTGGCAGGTGCTCACCGTGGCCAGCCTGGTCCAGGCGGAAGGTCTCACGCATGAGGACTTCCGCAAGATGGCCGAAGTCGTCTACAACCGCCTGAAGCCGGACAACACGGCAACGAACCGTAAGCTCGAATTCGACTCCGCGTTCAATTACCTGAACAAGCAGAGCAAGATCAAGATCAACCTGTCCGAGATCCGTACCAACCCGGATCCGTACAACACCTATTACCACGCCGGTCTTCCGCCGGGCCCCATCAGTAATCCCGGGGACGAGGCTCTGCGTGCGACGCTCAGTCCCACCGGTGATGGGTGGATGTTCTTTATCTCGCTCGACGGCAAGAAGACCGATTTCACGAAGACGGCCGCAGAGCACGCGAAACTCACAGAGAAATTCAATAAAATTCATGGCATCGACTGA
- the nusB gene encoding transcription antitermination factor NusB, producing the protein MAARNTARKRAFQILFEADQRGESVQTVLADWVRHSRSDTRQPPVTEYTMELVEGYAQYADRIDDLIVTYAVDWEIDRMPVVDRNILRLGAYELIWVDATPDAVVIDEAVQIAKEFSTDDSPSFVNGLLARFKDLKPNLRREQ; encoded by the coding sequence GTGGCTGCCCGGAACACGGCCCGCAAGCGCGCCTTCCAGATCCTCTTCGAGGCCGACCAGCGCGGTGAGTCCGTGCAGACGGTCCTCGCGGACTGGGTGCGGCACTCGCGGTCCGACACCCGTCAGCCGCCGGTCACCGAGTACACGATGGAGCTCGTCGAGGGGTACGCGCAGTACGCGGACCGCATCGACGACCTCATCGTCACCTACGCCGTGGACTGGGAGATCGACCGGATGCCGGTCGTCGACCGAAACATCCTGCGGCTCGGTGCGTACGAGCTGATCTGGGTGGACGCGACCCCGGACGCGGTGGTGATCGACGAGGCGGTGCAGATCGCCAAGGAGTTCTCCACCGACGACTCCCCGTCCTTCGTGAACGGCCTGCTGGCCCGCTTCAAGGACCTCAAGCCGAACCTCCGCCGGGAGCAGTAG
- the aroB gene encoding 3-dehydroquinate synthase, with amino-acid sequence MSAPLIVLVGPMGVGKSTVGELLAERLGTTYRDTDADVVAAAGKPIAEIFYDEGEERFRELESRAVHDAVAEHTGVLSLGGGAVLDEATRDLLAGHAVVYLSMDVDEAVKRVGLNTARPLLAVNPRRQWRELMEARRHLYTDVARAVVATDERTPHEVAQAVLEALELPDAPSSGRENATMTEQGPTRIQIAGSAGTDPYEVVIGRQLLGELPAFIGDRVKRVAILHPEALAETGEAVRQDLADQGYEAIAIQLPNAEEAKTVEVAAYCWKALGQTGFTRTDVIVGVGGGATTDVAGFVAATWLRGVRWIAVPTTVLAMVDAAVGGKTGINTAEGKNLVGAFHPPAGVLCDLAALDSLPVNDYVSGVAEIIKAGFIADPAILDLVEADPQGARTPAGPHTSELIERAIRVKAEVVSSDLKESGLREILNYGHTLAHAIEKNERYKWRHGAAVSVGMVFAAELGRLAGRLDDATADRHRAVLESVGLPLTYRGDQWPKLLENMKVDKKSRGDLLRFIVLDGLGKPTVLEGPDPAVLLAAYGEVSA; translated from the coding sequence ATGAGCGCCCCGCTGATCGTCCTGGTCGGCCCGATGGGCGTCGGCAAGTCCACCGTCGGCGAGCTGCTCGCCGAACGGCTCGGCACCACCTACCGGGACACCGACGCGGACGTCGTCGCCGCGGCCGGGAAACCGATCGCGGAGATCTTCTACGACGAGGGCGAGGAGCGGTTCCGCGAACTGGAGAGCCGGGCCGTGCACGACGCGGTCGCGGAGCACACGGGTGTCCTCTCGCTCGGCGGCGGCGCCGTCCTCGACGAGGCGACGCGCGACCTGCTGGCCGGCCACGCCGTCGTCTACCTCTCGATGGACGTCGACGAAGCGGTCAAGCGGGTCGGGCTGAACACCGCGCGCCCGCTGCTCGCCGTGAATCCGCGCCGGCAGTGGCGCGAACTCATGGAGGCCCGCCGCCACCTCTACACGGATGTGGCCCGCGCGGTCGTCGCGACCGACGAGCGCACACCGCACGAGGTCGCCCAGGCGGTCCTCGAAGCACTGGAACTGCCGGACGCGCCGTCGTCCGGCCGGGAGAACGCAACGATGACCGAGCAGGGACCCACCCGAATCCAGATCGCCGGCAGCGCGGGCACCGACCCGTACGAGGTGGTGATCGGCCGGCAACTGCTGGGCGAGCTCCCCGCGTTCATCGGTGACCGCGTCAAGCGCGTCGCGATCCTGCACCCCGAGGCGCTCGCGGAGACCGGCGAGGCCGTCCGCCAGGACCTCGCGGACCAGGGCTACGAGGCCATCGCGATCCAGCTGCCGAACGCCGAGGAGGCCAAGACCGTCGAGGTCGCGGCCTACTGCTGGAAGGCGCTCGGCCAGACCGGCTTCACCCGCACCGACGTCATCGTCGGCGTGGGCGGCGGCGCCACCACGGACGTCGCGGGCTTCGTCGCCGCGACCTGGCTGCGCGGAGTGCGCTGGATCGCCGTACCCACCACCGTGCTCGCCATGGTCGACGCTGCCGTCGGCGGCAAGACCGGCATCAACACCGCGGAGGGCAAGAACCTCGTCGGCGCCTTCCACCCGCCCGCCGGAGTGCTCTGCGACCTCGCCGCCCTCGACTCGCTGCCTGTCAACGACTACGTCAGCGGCGTGGCCGAGATCATCAAGGCCGGCTTCATCGCGGACCCGGCCATCCTCGACCTCGTCGAGGCCGACCCGCAGGGCGCGCGCACACCGGCCGGACCGCACACCTCCGAGCTGATCGAACGCGCCATCCGGGTCAAGGCCGAGGTCGTCTCCAGCGACCTCAAGGAGTCCGGGCTGCGCGAGATCCTCAACTACGGCCACACCCTGGCGCACGCGATCGAGAAGAACGAGCGCTACAAGTGGCGGCACGGCGCGGCCGTCTCGGTCGGCATGGTCTTCGCCGCCGAACTGGGCCGGCTGGCCGGGCGCCTGGACGACGCGACCGCCGACCGGCACCGCGCCGTCCTGGAGTCCGTCGGGCTGCCGCTCACCTACCGCGGCGACCAGTGGCCCAAGCTGCTGGAGAACATGAAGGTCGACAAGAAGTCCCGCGGCGACCTGCTGCGCTTCATCGTCCTGGACGGCCTCGGCAAGCCCACCGTCCTGGAGGGTCCCGACCCGGCCGTTCTGCTCGCCGCCTACGGGGAGGTGTCGGCGTGA